A section of the Papio anubis isolate 15944 chromosome 16, Panubis1.0, whole genome shotgun sequence genome encodes:
- the C16H20orf85 gene encoding uncharacterized protein C20orf85 homolog, protein MAQKPLSTAAAERMNLVAQDEIWKYRLKAESEARQNWPQNWGFLTTPFEELIKCEEDLPTPKPKIELPERFRIRPVTPVEKYIKVLPSPPVPQTTQGFIGWRSAVPGLNKCLELDDEIRSCKGAFARELCWPKQGVH, encoded by the exons ATGGCGCAGAAACCGCTCAGCACAGCGGCGGCTGAACGCATGAACCTTGTGGCTCAGGATGAGATCTG gaaataCCGTCTGAAGGCTGAATCGGAAGCACGGCAGAACTGGCCCCAGAACTGGGGGTTTTTAACAACCCCTTTTGAGGAG TTGATCAAGTGTGAAGAAGATCTCCCCACCCCAAAGCCCAAAATCGAGCTTCCTGAGCGTTTCCGCATCCGGCCGGTGACCCCAGTGGAGAAGTACATCAAG GTCCTTCCATCCCCGCCAGTCCCACAGACCACCCAGGGCTTCATCGGCTGGAGATCTGCAGTGCCAGGCCTGAACAAGTGCCTAGAGCTCGACGATGAAATCAGAAGCTGCAAAGGTGCTTTTGCGCGAGAGCTGTGCTGGCCCAAGCAGGGCGTGCACTGA